GAGGCGCTGCGGGGGCTGGTGGAGCCGGTGCGGGTGGGGACCTGAGCCGAGCTTTTGCCGCGGGGCGGCGAGGACTACAATCGGCTGCACGTGGAGCCGATCATGAATGCCGCCGAAGCGCTGAGGTTACTCAGGGAGAGCAAGCCGGTGCTCGCCGCTCGCTATGGCGTCACCGAGCTCGCCCTGTTCGGCTCGACAGCGAGAAACACGGCCCGTTCCGACAGCGACGTCGACGTTCTGGTTTCCTTCGACGGCCCCGCCACTTCAGAGCGCTACTTCGGCGTCCAGTTCTACCTCGAGGATCTGCTCGGTCGCCCGGTCGATCTGGTCACCGACAAGGCATTGCGACCCGAACTTCGCCCGTACGTCGAGCGCGAGGCGGTGCATGTCTGACCCGGTCGGCCGCGCCTGGCACTTCTACCTCGACGACATGATTCGGTTCGCCGAAAGGGTTGCCTCCTATACGGAGGGATTCGATCGATCCGGATTCGCGTCGAGCGGGCTCCGTACGACGCCACGCTCCGCAATCACGAGTTGATCGGAGAGGCCGCGACGCACATTCCAGCCGAGATTCGGGCAGCAAACCCACAGATTCCTTGGCGGCAGATCATCGCGACGCGCAATCGCCTGATCCATGGGTATCTTGGGATCGACGACGACACCTTGTGGAGCATCGTCGAAGCCGACATACCCGCACTACTGCTCGCACTTCGGGCGCTCCGAAAGGCTGTCGCCTGAGACAACCCGCTCAGCGAGTCGCGGCCACCAGCCCGCCGTCGACCACGATTTCGGTCGCGGTGATGTAACGGCTCTCGTCGGCGGCGAGGAACACGACCGCGTTGGCCACGTCCCAGCCGCTGCCCATGTGCTGCATCGGCACCTGCTTGTGGCGGTGCGCGATGAAGCCCTCGGTGTCGCCCTTCGCGTACTTGGCGGCAAGCCCCTCGATCAGCGGCGTGTGCATCAGGCCCGGCACCACGCAGTTCAGCCGGATGCCCTCGGCCGCGTGGATGATCGCGGTGGTGCGGGTGAACTGCATCAGCGCCGCCTTGGCCGCGGCGTAGGCCACCTGCGGCTTGCCGATGTAGCGCAGGCCGGCCACCGACGAGATGTTCACGATCGAGCCGCCGCCCTGCTTCTGCATGATCGGGATCACCCGCTTGCACGACAGGAAGGCGCCCTTCAGGTTGACCTCCAGCTGCTGGTCCCAGGTCTCCTCGGCCATGTCGACCGGGCCGCCGGGCTGCGACAGGCCCACGTTGTTGACCAGGATGTCGATGCGGCCGAAGCGGGCCAGGCAGTCGTCGACCACGCGGAAGACGTCTTCGGCGCGGGTCACGTCGCAGGCCTCGACGTGGATCGCGTTGCCCTCGGCCTCGATCGCCTTCTGCGTGACCTGGGCATTCTCGAGCTTCAGGTCGGTGCCGTAGACGCGCGCGCCCTGGCGTGCGAGCAAGGCAGCGGTGGCACGGCCGTTGCCCCAGCCTTCGGCGACGGCGCCGCAGCCCATGACCAGGGCGACCTTTCCGGTGAGATCGAGCATCGGGGAGTCCTCGGCAGATGGCGAATGCGGCGATGCTACCAAGCGGGCCGCCCGCCCGGCGCGGCGCCGCCCCGCGAGCGTTCCGGGAAGATTCCCGCCCGCCACGGCCGGGGCCCCGGAAAGCCGCGCCAGCGCGCCCCGCGAGGCGTATAAAGGAAGCTTGGGACGCGCGGGCCGGCCCGGTGCGCGCGCCGACCGGAAACGGCTCGACCCGCACACACGCATGAACGCCCGCAGGAAGCTGCTCGCAGGCGCCCTGGCCGCGGCGCTCGCCGCCGGCCTGTACTGGGCGCTTCGCGAGACCGGCGCACTGGCCACGATCATGGACGCCGACGCGCTGCACGCGCAGATCGTGCGGATCGGCGCCTGGGGACCCGCGCTCGTCGTCGCGCTGATGATGCTCGCGATCGTGGCCAGCCCGCTGCCCAGCGCGCCGATCGCGCTGGCCGCGGGCGCGGCCTACGGCGACGGCTGGGGCACCCTGTACGTGCTGCTGGGCGCCGAGCTGGGCGCGCTCACCGCGTTCGCGATCGCCCGCGCGGCCGGGCGCGACACCGTGCATCGCTGGTTCGGCGACCGGCTCTCGGTGGGCCTGATCGGCTCGCAGAACACGCTGATGGGGATCGTGTTCGTCAGCCGCCTGCTGCCCTTCGTGTCGTTCGACGTGGTCAGCTACGCGGCAGGCCTCACGCTGATCTCCGCGTGGCGCTTCGCGCTCGCGACCCTCGCGGGGATCGCGCCCACCAGCTTCCTGCTCGCCCACTTCGGCAGCGAGATGGGCAGCGGCGAGCCCGGGCGAATCGGTTGGTCGGTGCTCGCGCTGGGCAGCTTGACCCTGGTGCCGCTCGTGGCGGCCTGGCTTCGGGACAGGCGCGCGCGGCGGCGCGATACTACCGGCGGGCCCGACCGGCCTGCCTAGCGCATCCGCACTGCGAGGCTCTGCGTGGCGCGACCGATGAAGCCCCGCACGTCGTAGAGCGCCGACTCGGCCAGCCCGGAGCCGTCGGGCCCGATCGCGGTGCGCGCGTCCAGGCAGATCCACTCGCCGACCGGCTTGCGCAGCAGGTTGATCGTGAGGTCGGCGTTCACGTACAGGTAGCGCTCGATGTCGAGCACCGCGCTGACGCCGTTGCCGGAGTCGGCCGCGACCGCGACCCGGGCGTAGGGGCTCGGCGCCTCGCCCTGCACGAGCGGATACCGCAGGCGGAACCAGATCGCGCAAGGCCCTTGCCACATCGCGCCTTGCGCGAGCCGCGTTTCCACCAGATCGGCGTAGCCGACGTGCTTGCCCGCGAACGGGAAGTTCACCGGCGGCGAATCGTCGGGCGCGCGCGGTGCCTTCGGAAAAGGGTGGCCCGGAAGCGAAGCGGGCAGCTCGACAGCCGACTCGCGCTGCGCGAGCGCGGTGAGGCGAGCGATGTGGCCCAGGCCGTGCTCGCCTGCGGCAACCTCGATCGCCCGGCAGGCCAGCGCGACCGGCGGGCCGCCGTGCTGGTGGGCGGGATCCCAGGGGCCGCGGGGGAGCTCGGTGGCGTGGAAGCGGCCGAGGGCGGAGGAGATGTAGGCGGCGTCGGGAAGGCCTGGCTTGCTAGGCGGAGTGTCGGTCATCGGGTGCTTCGAATCGAGGAGGGCAATCCCCGGGGATTCTGGCACGGGAGGTATGCTGGTCAACGCCCTTGGCCGCTCAGGAGAAACCGATCCGCTCGCGATATCAGCGATCGCTTCCACCGCCCGCACGCGGCCTGCGCCCAGGCTCGAACAGTCGGCACTCATGAAGCAGTTGCGGCCAGCTGCGGAAGCCGTGCCTCTCAGGAGTCTCCTCCGGATAACGGGTGGCGAGCAGATCGCCTCGATGCTCGCTCTGCGATCTCGAAGTGCTCGGTTGGTCAGGAATCCGCAACGCGGGTGCCTCTACACGCCGGGTAAGTCGTGCAGCCCCAGAACGCTTTGCCGGCATTCGCGCCGCGCGTGGCAACTCGCCGGACCATTGCACTGGCGCACTGCGGACACGCCGGCGCTTCGGCAGCCGGGGCTGCAGGGGCCGCCGCCGGCGACCGCGGCGTCACAGCCCCGATCAGCTTCATCAACGCTTCGCCGTCGACGAGCCTCAAGTTGCGCCCCTCAGCGAAGCGCCGTGCCTCGTCAGTAAAGCGACCCGAGGTCACGACGAAGCCGCCCGCCGCGCCGCGTGCGGCCATCACGCCGTAGAGCTGACGAACGACGTCGACACCGACCTTCAGCGCCCTCCACTGCTTGCATTGCACGAGGAAGGTCTCCGCGCCCTTCTTCAGGACGAGATCGACACCGCCGTCCGGGCCCGCGCCGCCGGTCTCGTCAACGCGGAATCCGCGACGGCGAAAGGCCTCGCCGACCAGCATCTCGAACTCCTGCCACGACATCCCGTCGAGCGCGCCGGCCGCCTTGCTCGCCTGCACGTTCCGCGCCAGCGCGCACCGGGTCGAGCGGCGCCACGCGGAAGCCGCCGCGCCGACCAAACACAGGAAGGGCAGGAGGTACTGGCCGATCGATGCGAGGGTCCGCAACAAGGTCGCGGCAGCCACCCCGCCGATCTGGCCAGGCTGCACTGTCGGTGCCGACTGCGGCACGGCCATCGTACTGAGGAGCAGATACGAAAGGGCCGCGAGTCCGACTCCCATCCACCATGGGAGAACCGCGACCAACTCGGTCACGTCTTCCAGCGTGCTCGAACGACGTCTACGCGACATGGGGCCTCCCTTTCCCACTCGGATCATCCGAGCGAGGATAGGGAGGGCGGCACCGCCACGCGGCCGCAAGAGGCCGGGCGGCGGAACGCGGTATACCAGCGGCTGCTCAGGCCACCTCGACCCGCAGCCGCAGCCCCAGCGCCCGCACGACCCTGAGCACGGTGGAGAAGCCCGGATTTCCGTTCTCGCTCAGCGCGCGGTACAGGCTCTCGCGACTCAGGCCGGCGTCGCGCGCGACTTCCGTCATGCCCTTGGCGCGCGCCACATCGCCGAGCGCGCGTGCGATCCCGGCCACGTCGTCTGGCGCATCCTCGAGCCACGCGTCCAGATAGGCGGCCATTTCCGCGGGGCTACGAAGTTGCGCGGCGACGTCGTAGGGCAGCGTCTCGTGGCGCGCTGTCATGGTCTCCGATGCTTTCGCCATCGCTGCTTACTCCCGAAAACTCCTGGCGAGATCGATCGCCGCTTCGATATCGCGCTGCTGGGTGGACTTGTCGCCACCGCCCAGCAGGACGATCAGTTCTTCGCCGCGCACCATGTAATAGACGCGGTAGCCGGGGCCCACATCGATCCGCAGTTCGAACACACCGGCAACGAGGTAACGATGGTCACCCGGATTTCCATGGCATAGGCGGTCGACACGGACCTGAATTCGGGCCCGAGTTCTGGTATTCCGCAGGCCGTCGATCCAGTCGACATAGAGCCGAGTCGTGTAGGTTCGCATGGCAAGTATGTAGCCTGTAGGCTACAAAGACAAGTAGCGCGTGCGAACGAGCGTATCGAGCGGATGAGGGCGCGTCTGTAACACCGAAGGCCGACCCCCGATGCGCGTGACCGGCCTAGGTCATTGGAGCGAAGAATCGGCGCGGCAAGGCGGCAACTCGAGCGCCGCCAACCTGCGATGCCCCAGCTACTCCTTGAAGTACACCACCTGGTGACTCGTCGCCAGCAGCTCCCCGCCCTCGCTCCAGATCTCGGCCGACTGGTCGTGATAGCCGAGCCCGAAGCGAGAGGCGCGCGCGGTGGCCAGCACGTGCTTCTCGCCCACCCGGGCCAGGTGCTTCGAGTCGGCGTGGAAGTAGGTGGTCAGCGACACGGTGCCGGCCGGCACCCGGCGCGGGCGGCGGATCATCACCCGCGGGAAGAAGGAGTCGCAGATCGCGGCCAGCGACAGGAAGTCCATCGGTCTCGGCGGCTCGTCGCGGATCCACAGCGTGCTGACCGAGTCGAGCTCCTGCTCGGGCTTCGAGCCGTCGGGCCAGTAGCCCTTCACGAAGCGCATGTCGTAGCACCTGGTCCACTGCGCGAAGCGGCTGCTGTCCATGCGCGGCAGCGCGTCCGCGGCCGGCACGTGCGGGAAGCCGGCCTCGGTCGAGGCCCAGGTCTCGCGACGCAGCGCGAAGAACGCGGTGGCGGTGGTCGTCACCGCGTCGCCCTGGCTCATGGTCATCGACCAGTGCTGCGTGGAGCGGTTGGTGCGCATCGGCACCGCGTCGATCCGGAACTCGCCGTCGGCCACCGCGCCGGCGTAGTTGATCGTGAGCGCCACCGGGTCGCCGAGGCGATCGGGGTGAGTGAGCGCGGCGTTGAGCATCGCCGCCGCGGTCGTGCCGCCGAAGGGGCCGACCATGTTGGCGTAGGCCGGCTCGGTTCGGCCGGCGAGCGAGCCGTCGGGGTTGCGGACCAGGCGGGTGGCGCGGTCGATGGGGTGGGCGGGGTCGGTCATGGCGGAACGGGCGGTGCAGTCGCGAGATGTCCAGCAACTATAGGCCAGGCACTCCGCGGCCTTCGCGGCGCGGCGATCCGGAATCTGGCCGGCACGCGCGCCTCGCCACGGCCTGCGCCGCTCACTCCTCCGCCAGCTTCCTGCGCGCCTCGCGGCGTTCGATCGCCTTCTCCTTGCGGCGCTTGTCGTACTCGATCTTGACGAGCTTCTCCTTCTCGCCCAGCTCGGCCGCCCGGGCGGTGAGCGCCTGCAAGTCGGCCTGGCCGCCCATCATCATCGTGCTGAACAAGGTGCGCTCGGACTGCAGCGCCTGCAGCTCGGCCCTCTCCTCCCAGTCGATCGCGAAGTCCTCTTCCATGTTCGCCAGGTCGAAGGCGCGCAGCTTGTCGCCGTTGCGGTACTTCGCCAGCGACTTCCTGTTCCGGTCGCCCACGCTGGCCACGTGCTTGCGCTCGCCGTCGTTCCAGCGCTGCTCGTCGCGGGTCAGCTCGCCACCGATCGGCTTCGCCAGGATCGGCTCGGGATCGCGCGCAAGGCCCATGGATTCGGCCTTGGCGAGCAGCGCCTGGTCCTGCTCCTTCAGCAGGGCGTGCTTGCGCCGCTCGACCGCCAGCCGCTCCTGGTGGACCTTCCCCGCGGCCTGCTTGCGAATGCGGAACATCTCCGCGGAGAGCGACTTCATCGCCGACTCCATCTTCGCCATCCGGGCCTCGGCCGGCTCGGCGCTCGTCGACATCAGGCTGTCGGACAGGCGCTTCTGGAACTCGGCTTCCGCCTTGGCGACGTTCGCGTCGTGCTCGGCCTGCAGCTGGACGCGGCGCAGCTCGAACTCCACGTCCACCTGCCGCAGCTTCTCGCGATAGTCCTGCTCGACCGCGCGCGCCTGCTCCTGGAAGTCGCGGCGCGCGTCGTTCAGCGCCTGGTCGCGGTCGCGCTTCTGCTCGCGCCGCTCCTTCTGCGCGGCATTGCGCTGGTCGCGCAACTCCTTGTCAGGCTGCTGGGCGTGGGCGGAAACCGGCTGCAACCCGATGCCGGCGGCAAGCGCCAGGCAGGCGAAGAAGGCGTGCTTCATCGGCGTCTCCTCGGAATCCGCGGGCGCGGGGCGGCCCGGCAGTTCCGAGGGTAGGACAGCGGGGGGCGGCTGTCACCCGGTCTCGGGCGTGGATCGCCGAAGCCGGAACGGATTCAGGACTCCGCCTCCTCGATCCTCAGGTCGGGAAACCGGAGCGGCGTGCCATCCTCGGCGAAGGCGCTGTACTCGAGCCGGTCCGGCGAGCCGGCTCCGAACACCGAGGCCAGCGTGGCCACCCCGAGCGCCGCCAGCCAGCCGTGGTCCACCGGCGGCACGAGCTCCACGAAGTAGTTCGGGGAGCCTTCCAGCTCGTGCGGACCGATGCCCTCGGGCAGGTTCGTCGGCGCACCCCAACCGAGCCGCAACAGCGCGCGGTGCTGGCTGTCGCTTATCGTCGCGTCCTCGGGCAGGTAGTAGGCCGACGTGGCCTCGGCGCGCATGCCGAACACGCCCTGCGCGGCGAACTGCACGTACAGGTTCGTGCCGCGGATCACGACGATCAGGTACTCGTCCTCTCTCATGGCCTGCAGGGCCAGGCCCAGCCGCACGACCAGATCGTGCCAGGGCGTCGTGTCCGTCGCCTGCGCGCTGCTCGCGGCCGCCCGCGCGATGGCCCGGGCCGCGATCCGGCTCGCCTTTTCCGTCGGCGAATCCCCATTCTTCCGGTCTGCCATGACGCTTCCTCCCGATGACTCGTCTGCCGGCCGGCTTTCGCCGTCCCCGTTGCCACTCCTGCTGGTTAGTGGCATAATGCCAATATCTTAGCTTGTTAGTGGCACCGCCGCAATAAGATGACAGGCCCTCAGCTCTACCCCTTCGTCGCGACCAACGTCGCGCTGTTCACGCTCGACGGCGACTCGCTGCGGGTGCTGGTCGGCAAGCGCGCCAACGCGCCGCAGGCCGGCCGCTGGGCGCTGCCCGGCGGCGCGCTGAAGCCCGAGCTCGACGACGACCTGGCCGCGTCGGCCCGGCGCGTGCTGCGGGAGAAGGTCCGCTTCGACCCGACCCTGCTCGAGCAGGTGCGCGCGTTCAGCGGGCGCGACCGCGACCCGCGCGGCTGGTCGGTGGCCACCCTCTTCTACGCGCTGCTGCCGCAGGACAGGATCGACGCCGCCGCCGGCCACAAGACCGAGGCGATCGACTGGGTCGATGCGGCCCGGCCCGGCCGGCCGCTGGCCTTCGACCACGCGCAGATGCTCGCCGAGGCGGTCGCCCGGCTGCGCGCCAAGGTCGAGCACGACGCGCTGCCGCTGCACCTGCTGGCCGACCGTTTCACGCTGACCGAGCTGCAGCGCGCCTGCGAGGCGATCACCGGCCAGCCGCTCGACAAGAGCGCGTTCCGGCGCCGGCTCAAGGCCCGGGAAGGACGGGACTTCGTCGAGGTGCCCGGCGAGTTCGCGCAGGGCGCGCACCGGCCGGCCCAGTACTACAAGCGAGCCAGGGGGTTCAGGTTTTGAGGACGAGCCACACACATCCGCTGCGGATCGACGAGGTCGCTGCGGGCGAAGCCGGCGGCGTCATCGGCATCACCTTCTGCCCCGGCAAGCAGGGCGACAGCTACTCGGGCGCGCCGTGGGCGCGCGACCTCGAGGCCGACCTCGACGCGATCGCACGCTGGCAGCCCGGCGCGATGCTCACGCTGATCGAGGACCACGAGTTCGACATGCTCGGCGTGCCGCGGCTCGGCGAGCGCGCGCCGGCCCGCGGGATCGAATGGCATCACCTGCCGATCGTGGACGTGCAGCCGCCGGACGAGCGATTCGAGTCGTTGTGGGTCGAGCGGGGGCCGGGGCTGGTGCGGTTGCTGCAGGAAGGCGGCAAGGTTCTGGCGCACTGCCGCGGCGGGCTCGGGCGGGCGGGCACGGTGGCGGCGCTGCTGCTGGTCGGGATGGGGGTGCCAGGCGGGGAGGCGGTGCGGCGCGTGCGGGCGGCGCGGCCGGGGGCGATCGAGACGGGCGCGCAGTTGCGGTACGTGATGGCCGCCGGGCGGTGAGCGCGCATCAACCCAGCGCAAGCAGCGCCGCCTCGGGCGCCTTGTCCAGGATCTTGAGCAAGGCCTTGGCCGCACCGGTGGGGTAGCGCTTGCCCTGTTCCCAGTTGCGGATCGTGTCGAGAGGCACGTCGATCCGCCGGGCGAATTCCTGCTGCGTGAGCCCCAGGCGCCGGCGCACGCGCCTGGCGAATCGGCCGGCATCCTGCATTGCATCGACATCGTCCTCGGCCCGCTGAAGGGCGAGGTCTGCCTCGGTCGTGGCGTCGAGCCGACGGCGGTCGACCCGTGCCTTCGGCAGGGTCGAGGGCTGGCGGAAATCAACGCTGACGCGGACTGTCTTCATGCGGGGATCCTCGCGGCACGCTGTAGTTCAATGGCCGACATCCAGCAACAGTCCCGCGGGTCGTCAGCCTGAGGAATGACTCTCGCTCATGTCGCCAGCGACGACATATCCACGAAACGTGTCGCCAAAACGCGATTTCGGCGACATGTCCTCGAGCCAGGCCCGGCGGTCATAGCACCGCCTCGAGCCCCTTGCGTTCGATGAGGTTGAGCAACTTCAACGACGGGCCGCTCGGCTTCTTGTCGCCGGCCTCCCACTTCTGGACCGTCGACAGGCTGGTGTTCAGCACGGCGGCGAACACAGCCTGGCTGACATGCGCGCCCTCGCGCAGCGCCTTGATCTTCTGCGGGGGCATCTCGGGAACGTCGAGATGACACAAGGCCTCGAACTCGCCCATGCGGCGCTTGCTGATCAGGCCCGCTCCGTGGAGCCCCTGCGCGGTCTCGCGCATTTCTTCGAGGATTCGACTCTTACGCCTGGTCGTTGCCACCACCGATCTCCACAAGTTCGCCGGCTGCGAGAGCGGCGGCCAGTTGACGATCGCCGAACCCAACGAGCTCCTTCGCCACTTCCTGAAGCGCCCGCAGTTCGTCCGTATCGATGCTCGAGCGCTCGTTCTTGCTGAAGCCGTAGATGAAGAACCAGCGGGCGAAGGTGCGGGTCCGGAAAACTCGCAACGTTTTCACTATACCACCAGGTGCAATACTTATCCAGCCTTCGGAAGTTCGGCGATGAGCGACTGCGAGCAGTCGCACCGCCGGATGTCTGGTTCGATCCTATGCAACCGGGAACGCGAAGTCTGTAGAACGTTCGGCCGAGTCGGGGACCATCGCCAGGCGCCGCGGGCGCCCCCTCACCCCGCAGACCCCCCATAAACCGCCACGCACTCCCGCATCGTGTTCACGTGGATCTCCACGATCCGCCGGCGATCCTCCTGGTACCCGCCCGCCAGGTTCCAGGCCACCGGCAGGCCGAGGCGCCGGCAGGCCTCGAACACCAGTCGATCGCGGCGGCGCAGCTGCCCGGTGGTCAGCCATCCGCCGAGCGGGTCGTCGACGTGCGGGTCGGCGCCGGCCTGGTAGAGGACGACGTCGCAGCCCGCCATCGTGTCGACGATGGCCGGAACCTCCGCCAGGAAGCGCTCGGCCTGCGCCGGCGAGCGCCAGTGCCGCCCCGCGCTGTAGTGGACGACCCAGTCGGCGCCGAGCCACGCGACGATCTCGTCGGTGCCGTCGCCGTAGTGCTCGTCGAAGTCGAGGATGCCGATCTGCCCGGCGCGCCCTTCCTGCTTCAGCACGCAGGCCGCGACCATCAGCCCGTTGAAGGTGCAGAAGCCCGCGGCGCCGTCGTGGCGGGCGTGGTGGAAGCCCGAGCAGGGCGCCGCCGCGACGCCGGCGAAGGGCGCGCTTTCGCGAGTGCCGTCGATCGCCGCGCGCGCGGCCGCCAGCATCGCGCCCG
This genomic window from Zeimonas sediminis contains:
- a CDS encoding nucleotidyltransferase family protein — protein: MNAAEALRLLRESKPVLAARYGVTELALFGSTARNTARSDSDVDVLVSFDGPATSERYFGVQFYLEDLLGRPVDLVTDKALRPELRPYVEREAVHV
- a CDS encoding DUF86 domain-containing protein; this encodes MRVERAPYDATLRNHELIGEAATHIPAEIRAANPQIPWRQIIATRNRLIHGYLGIDDDTLWSIVEADIPALLLALRALRKAVA
- a CDS encoding SDR family NAD(P)-dependent oxidoreductase encodes the protein MLDLTGKVALVMGCGAVAEGWGNGRATAALLARQGARVYGTDLKLENAQVTQKAIEAEGNAIHVEACDVTRAEDVFRVVDDCLARFGRIDILVNNVGLSQPGGPVDMAEETWDQQLEVNLKGAFLSCKRVIPIMQKQGGGSIVNISSVAGLRYIGKPQVAYAAAKAALMQFTRTTAIIHAAEGIRLNCVVPGLMHTPLIEGLAAKYAKGDTEGFIAHRHKQVPMQHMGSGWDVANAVVFLAADESRYITATEIVVDGGLVAATR
- a CDS encoding TVP38/TMEM64 family protein; translated protein: MNARRKLLAGALAAALAAGLYWALRETGALATIMDADALHAQIVRIGAWGPALVVALMMLAIVASPLPSAPIALAAGAAYGDGWGTLYVLLGAELGALTAFAIARAAGRDTVHRWFGDRLSVGLIGSQNTLMGIVFVSRLLPFVSFDVVSYAAGLTLISAWRFALATLAGIAPTSFLLAHFGSEMGSGEPGRIGWSVLALGSLTLVPLVAAWLRDRRARRRDTTGGPDRPA
- a CDS encoding thioesterase family protein, with translation MTDTPPSKPGLPDAAYISSALGRFHATELPRGPWDPAHQHGGPPVALACRAIEVAAGEHGLGHIARLTALAQRESAVELPASLPGHPFPKAPRAPDDSPPVNFPFAGKHVGYADLVETRLAQGAMWQGPCAIWFRLRYPLVQGEAPSPYARVAVAADSGNGVSAVLDIERYLYVNADLTINLLRKPVGEWICLDARTAIGPDGSGLAESALYDVRGFIGRATQSLAVRMR
- a CDS encoding restriction endonuclease, with product MSRRRRSSTLEDVTELVAVLPWWMGVGLAALSYLLLSTMAVPQSAPTVQPGQIGGVAAATLLRTLASIGQYLLPFLCLVGAAASAWRRSTRCALARNVQASKAAGALDGMSWQEFEMLVGEAFRRRGFRVDETGGAGPDGGVDLVLKKGAETFLVQCKQWRALKVGVDVVRQLYGVMAARGAAGGFVVTSGRFTDEARRFAEGRNLRLVDGEALMKLIGAVTPRSPAAAPAAPAAEAPACPQCASAMVRRVATRGANAGKAFWGCTTYPACRGTRVADS
- a CDS encoding addiction module antidote protein, which encodes MAKASETMTARHETLPYDVAAQLRSPAEMAAYLDAWLEDAPDDVAGIARALGDVARAKGMTEVARDAGLSRESLYRALSENGNPGFSTVLRVVRALGLRLRVEVA
- a CDS encoding type II toxin-antitoxin system RelE/ParE family toxin, with product MRTYTTRLYVDWIDGLRNTRTRARIQVRVDRLCHGNPGDHRYLVAGVFELRIDVGPGYRVYYMVRGEELIVLLGGGDKSTQQRDIEAAIDLARSFRE
- a CDS encoding acyl-CoA thioesterase, whose protein sequence is MTDPAHPIDRATRLVRNPDGSLAGRTEPAYANMVGPFGGTTAAAMLNAALTHPDRLGDPVALTINYAGAVADGEFRIDAVPMRTNRSTQHWSMTMSQGDAVTTTATAFFALRRETWASTEAGFPHVPAADALPRMDSSRFAQWTRCYDMRFVKGYWPDGSKPEQELDSVSTLWIRDEPPRPMDFLSLAAICDSFFPRVMIRRPRRVPAGTVSLTTYFHADSKHLARVGEKHVLATARASRFGLGYHDQSAEIWSEGGELLATSHQVVYFKE
- a CDS encoding TY-Chap domain-containing protein, giving the protein MADRKNGDSPTEKASRIAARAIARAAASSAQATDTTPWHDLVVRLGLALQAMREDEYLIVVIRGTNLYVQFAAQGVFGMRAEATSAYYLPEDATISDSQHRALLRLGWGAPTNLPEGIGPHELEGSPNYFVELVPPVDHGWLAALGVATLASVFGAGSPDRLEYSAFAEDGTPLRFPDLRIEEAES
- a CDS encoding NUDIX hydrolase produces the protein MTGPQLYPFVATNVALFTLDGDSLRVLVGKRANAPQAGRWALPGGALKPELDDDLAASARRVLREKVRFDPTLLEQVRAFSGRDRDPRGWSVATLFYALLPQDRIDAAAGHKTEAIDWVDAARPGRPLAFDHAQMLAEAVARLRAKVEHDALPLHLLADRFTLTELQRACEAITGQPLDKSAFRRRLKAREGRDFVEVPGEFAQGAHRPAQYYKRARGFRF
- a CDS encoding cyclin-dependent kinase inhibitor 3 family protein, with protein sequence MRTSHTHPLRIDEVAAGEAGGVIGITFCPGKQGDSYSGAPWARDLEADLDAIARWQPGAMLTLIEDHEFDMLGVPRLGERAPARGIEWHHLPIVDVQPPDERFESLWVERGPGLVRLLQEGGKVLAHCRGGLGRAGTVAALLLVGMGVPGGEAVRRVRAARPGAIETGAQLRYVMAAGR
- a CDS encoding helix-turn-helix domain-containing protein, coding for MKTVRVSVDFRQPSTLPKARVDRRRLDATTEADLALQRAEDDVDAMQDAGRFARRVRRRLGLTQQEFARRIDVPLDTIRNWEQGKRYPTGAAKALLKILDKAPEAALLALG
- a CDS encoding helix-turn-helix domain-containing protein; protein product: MRETAQGLHGAGLISKRRMGEFEALCHLDVPEMPPQKIKALREGAHVSQAVFAAVLNTSLSTVQKWEAGDKKPSGPSLKLLNLIERKGLEAVL
- a CDS encoding type II toxin-antitoxin system RelE/ParE family toxin codes for the protein MKTLRVFRTRTFARWFFIYGFSKNERSSIDTDELRALQEVAKELVGFGDRQLAAALAAGELVEIGGGNDQA